TCAGCCGGCCACCCCCTTTTGCAGGGAAGGGAACCATCAGGAAAAGCTACGTAGCCCCCCAGCTGGACCATTTGCTGGATTTATGTGAAATTCCAGAGGAAGAGGCCTCTGGTTGGCAACAGCATGGACTTTCTTGAATTGTGGGTGGTCAGAATGGGTATGGGAAGGGGAATCCTTGCTACTGCACGTTCCATGCTTGATGACGGATTACTAAACTAAGCTTCTGGACTACAACGTTTCTGTTCAAGAATTTCAGCAAGGGAAAGACAACACGAATTGTACAATAAAAGGTAATACCAAAGAAGAAATCCATTTGAATATATAGTTGTGGCTCATTAGACACTAAGAACAAAAACATGGCTTTGATGCCTATAAAATTTGACTTGGCCAAGCGGGTTAAGCTGGCCCAAACGTTGTGGCTCCTGTTCTGGCTTTCTGTCATGGCTGGGATCCTCATCTTCAGCATGGGGATATTCTTCAAGATCGAGCTGCGTAAGAGAAGCGAGATGATGGATAACAACGAGAGCCATTTTGTGCCCAACCTGCTCATTTTGGTGGGACTCGTGGCCTGTGGTATCAACGCTTTTGGAGGCAAAGTTTGCCATGACTCCCTTGACACAATCAAGTTCACCAAGTGGAAACCTATGTTGAAGGCCTACATGTGTGGATGTGTGGTTTTCTGCATCACCCTTTTTGTCACAGCTCTGCTGTGTTTCTTGATGCAGATCTCTCTGCACTTCGCCCTGGCCGAAGGCCTGAAGAATGGAATGAAGTACTACAAAGACACAGATACGCCAGGACGATGCTTCATGAAGAGAACCTTAGATATGACCCAGATTGAGTTCCGCTGCTGTGGCAACAACAACTACAAGGACTGGTTTGAGATCCAGTGGATTAGCAACCGCTACTTGGACTTCAGCAATGACGAAGTTAAAGCGTGAGTACTGATTTTAGTACTGAGTACTACTGGAACAATTTATAAGAGATGGGATATAAGTGGTTCTAATGAAACTACTGTATCGAAGCAGACCTCATGAAAACTGTTATGTTGAATGCAAGTGGAATCAAATTTCAGAGTTTGTTTGGGAGATCCCTAAGTAGATAATCGGCTGGTGGGTTTTATAAAGAGGGAATGGGTTAAAAAGGGCAAACGGGTCCATGGATTAGATAATCTGTCAGGATCCTATTCCAAAGTCCTTTAAAGCTTACCTTCCACACAAATCATAACATTGTGCAATCTATTACCTCCTGTGGAGTTGGCCTCCAATGTTTACCTCCAAAGAGGCTAAATCATCCCAAGGAGATTTTTATAAATCTAATTTAAAAGAGGTGCTCTTCTTATCAGACTGGAGTCCTCACCTCTTAAAGTTAATATGGAGATAAAATTTGTTGAAACATGCCACTCATGAAATCTTAAACACCACACCCAAGAATAGGGCTAATCAATATATCTAAAATATCTGCCTGCCTGAATTTCTTAGACGTGTCCAGAGCAATGTGGAAGGAAAATACTTGATGGAAAGCGTTCCCTTCAGCTGCTGCAACCCTGGCTCCCCTCGCCCTTGTATCCAACATCACCTGACCAACAACTCAGCTCACTACAGCTACGACCACCACACTGAGGATCTAAACATCTGGACCAGAGGTTGCCGTGAGGCTCTGGTGTCCTACTATGGGGGCATGATGAACAGTATTGGTGCTTTTGTGCTGCTGTTTATTATTATGCAGGTGGGTGTTAGAGATTGAATGGAATCCAAAGCTGAACACAGCTAACTCATGGCATTTGACGTTGTCACTAGATTACACTCTTGGTGGGTAAAGAGTGTGTTGCTAGATTATAAAGTAAATCGCTAGATTATAAGGTCAGTTGGTGCGTAAAGAGTAATATAAATAGGTCTGAAAGAATCAGATTAATTATCTgcttaatttatttgattaacaCTTTACGTTGATGGCATGACAAGATATAGGTGACAAGTTGACAAATAACATGCACTTGGCATattcacattttcatattttccTCTCCGTTCATTTCAGGATTAATATTTCCTTACAGTTTACTCACCCATATATCATTCAATGtttttatctttctttcttcagttgaaaagaaataaaggtttttgaggaacacattccaggatttttctccatatagtggactttaatggggatcagtgggttgaaggtccaaattgcagtttcaaattgCAGGGCTCTACaccatcccagccaaggaataaggatcttatctagtgaaacgataggTCATTTTCTGCACTTGATCGACTTTGGACGTAgacacattggaaaggtcacacatgacgtaggtggaagtaccagCCTAGTTTTACAAAGGAAACGTGCAAAGACAAAACCGTTATTTACTAAAACCGGTAAAACATCAATGTCggatgatttttaagttggaggagaaaattagatggagtttttcaccctaccccaCAGAGCTAGTGGTtacaaagtatatacattttaatttttttagaaaatgactgatcgtttcactaggcaagacccttattccttgggttGACTCATGtaaaagccctttgaagctgcattgaaactgcaatttggaccgtcAACTCAATGATCCCCATTAAagtacactatatggagaaaaatcctggaatgtgttcctcaaaaaccttcatttcttttcgactggagaaagaaagacatgaatatcttgagtaaatgatcaggaaattttaattcaggagtaaaCAAAtcctttttaactttatatttaaGCATACACAATTTAGTAGGTGCGTATAGCAAACCTTGAATCTGAACTGTTATTGATTGCGCAATGTGACACGACACCGAATGTGCAAAAAAGTAGTTCAAGAGGGTTAACCTTAGCTTGAACCGCAGGTGTAAATCTTACATtctaaaggtgctttaaaaggttcttcacagtggtgccatagaagaaccatttttggttccacaaagaaccattcagtcaaaggttctttaaagaaccatctgtttcttaactttttataatctgaagaaccttctttcgtcacaaagaacattttgtaaagcagaaaggttcttcagatgttaaaggttctttatggcattgtgaagcacctttatttttaagagtgtaagatcTTGTTGCCAAACTGGATATTTCCTGGAAAAGTAGAACTAATGTGGGTCAAAACATCAGAGGCACACAACATTGATGATGCTTTGAGCGTGTGTGGAAGTTACTAGAGATTCATTAACCTAAAAAGACCCTATTGTGGACGCGTATCTTCCAAAGATGTAATCACTTCCAAATGATAACTGAATTTAATTTGTTTCAGGCTGTCGTGACTGTCGGTCTGCAGTACCTGACTACTTCACTGGAAACCCTGACAGACCCAGAAAATCCTGAGAGCGAAAGTGAGGGATGGCTGCTAGAAAAGAGTGTGAAGGAGACACTTTCTGACATCATGACAAAGATCAAGTCGCTGTTTAGCGGCAACCAGGTACAGGAGGGAGATGCAGAAGCGGCTCCCACATAAAGCCGAGAGTCATGTCCCCTCCCACCCCATCAAATCAGTGGCCACTCCTACCTTTGGGAGAAGGAATGCACGAAAGGTTGATTAAAATGTTCTCTCTTAAAAATATAGGTGTATATGCATACATATAAGATCAATACACCTACATTTTAATGAGACTCGAATTGATATGTGAATGTACACATTACAATGTAAATATGAATTCAATTAAAATTAACacgtttattttttaatattttaagaattaAATATATCTGTAAATGTCCTGATATTATCAAATATTCTGACCAATTAAGCCTCACTGTCCACGTCCTTCTGTAGTACTATAAAGTTTGATTCTTATACAGTTTATTTATTGGTTGAGCGGATGTTTAACCCGACAGCCTCACACATGCAATAACACATTTCATCATTTCACCTCTATAAAATCACTTTTCAATAAGAAGTTGCTTTTCTTGATGGGGTCACACGGCAGCTTTTAACCGGCAGCTGAggaaaatgtgtttttgtaaacgTTCAGTCACCTCCCAGACCTTAGAGGGATGGAAACAGTGGCACATCTTGCTTTTTACACAACGCTGCCTTTAACAGGCCTTAGGTTGTCTGATTTTCAAAAGCATGTTGATGGTGATCTATTGGAGAGCAGAACTCTGTAATTGTACTCAACACGTTCACCATTGATGTGTGTAGTTCTCGGGTTAAATATCTGCCTCACAAGTTGAAGAGATGCGAAAACAGGCTTTCTGCCTCAACTTCAGCGCTCTGTTGAGCTCACAGTTGTGAGGCAGAAATTACGGAGTACCAGCTTGTAAAAGATTCTAGTCAGTTGTGTGTGATTTGTTAATCTAAGTCAGACAACCCAATCAGttgtaattgtattttcatatcaTTTGTGTAAGTTTTTAATTTTCACTGGCACCTCTTTCTGTACATTTGACCTTGCATTATTGTCAGTTTTTGTGGATTGAGTGGATTATGTAGGAAACTCCATTTGTGAGATTAAGATGTTTAATGTGAATTCTGTGTTATTTTTCACaatacacacatgtatatatatagTTGCACAGCTAGCTCTGAACAGAGGTGACTCtttgtttctgttttattttagtcTTTAAAAGACTATTTAAAAGACTTAAATATGAGGGGTGAGAGTGGGGCAAGGTAATAAGTGGCTGTGGAGATGGTCACAGGTGAAAGATGTTTGGACAGCCGAGGCCCAGCGGGACACAGCTTTACCTGATTGGATGAAGAGAAGGAAATGGATTTCTCTAAATGAGGCTTTTGTCCTGCCTAGAACAGCTGAACACCCATCCTCAAAATACCTTtgaacaagacaaaacaacaaatacaaaattaatggtaacattaatattttaggttaaaatttATAAAGGAAGTTGTATGGTTTAGAGACATTCTGTCTGAAATTTTCTTCATCTGTTTGTGATGAAGAACATAATTTCACACTACAGCTGCTTCTTTAAAATGACTCCAATACATATTTTTTAGAGCATAGGGAGATTGCCATGATTACACATTTGCAGTGCTTTATGGGAAAGGGCATTCCCTGGCAAAGCTCAATTTATTTGCTGTGACTTTCTGATTGAAATTGTCTGTACATTATGCGTAATATTAAGAAAAAGAATTGAGGCTTTACTGTTACACTCCACATGCATGGGTGAATGTCACAAAAACTGTCAAAAATGTGCCATAATCAAAATGCCTACTTTTATGTTTGACTGTTATATATTCATTTAGCATTGAcactttattttcatttaattccaTACAAATACTCAATACAGTTAAATTAATTGCATCTATTCGGGAGTAACAGGCTTATATAATGaatactaaattattattaataagtaaAACGCCGATTAATAAGGGTGAAAACGTATAACTTTGGGTAGTAAGTGCTAAACAGGACATGTGTCATGTGGTATTTTCTCTGGCAGTGACTGGCTGGATAAGAGCAGTTAATCAGCTTTGTGGAGCAGCTTACCTTCTCAGGTGAAGCTCTGGGACAGGTACATCTCACACACGAGCAGAAAACAAGCACAACTCGAGCACATATGTAGGATAACCCCAATCGCTTGCACAGGAAGTTGTTCTCGAATTTAGAGATTAATTAACACCTAGCGTGACCCAGACGATTTATGACACACAAACGCAACCGTCAATACCAGTCGTTTTCTGAAGGAAATGATAGTGATTAAAAGCCAACAGAGAAATTGTGTTAGTTTTAGGtaaatttagactttatatctgcatattataaattaaatttacctttGTCAGCCGCTGGGTTTCATTTTCCATCTCGCTGTGCAGCCAGGGAAGTCAAAATACGCGGCAAAAAGGTCCAATCACAATTTAGCAAGCAAATCAAGCAGGGTTGGTCATTGGTAGATTCTTCTCAGTCTCGATGGAAATATCTTTAAACATGAGATAAACTCGAGATTTAAGATATAATGGAGTAAAAAATACAGCAGGAAACATCATTTGTTCTGTGCCCACAAAACGATATAGTTGAATCACTtaagtacgttttttttttcccactggAGCTGATGAACAATGAAAACAGTTTGCACGtatgtcacggtttggtcagttacccggatgcgagGCCATcctggagatactcggatgtaaacaacagcattgattgcaagGTTAATGTACTATTGAATGCGTTGTTCTGCTAatgtatgctgtctaaaccacagaaaaacgtgtggaagctgctaaatatatagagaaggacttaaggAAAGCAGGAAAGggctaaagttaataggtggtaaagatgcgtacctagggttgccacccgtctcttaaaatacggaatcgtcccgtatttgagaatgaaattgcgcgtcccgttttgaatcaatacgggacgggttttgtcccgtatattttataatttttttttaaagcagcgtctcatgcaaatcatcccacacgcattttatgaagatgcctcctttcctacttttgattgggtaatacttgatgtcatcgttagtttgattagtctttttaactgtccagtgaggagggcggGTCTTTTAAGCAGAGTCTGCCAAGTCTAAAAATGGCAGAAGATGCTTCTCCAGGTAACCCCCCGCGTCTTAAAGTTTCAgagaatcctgccctctttcccttgagtcccttcaaactgttttcctctgagagcactagaaacttcagatgttcaactacactgatattctagtgtaaaacaagtttttgactattttttgtattttttttaagtgcatgCAAAATAGCAGGTGagatttacttgtttcatttgttgaacagaattcagaaaaagttttcagaaatgccacaaagtctgtgcacatctgtgtggttagatgagggagctcaataatgtgtctttgaccttcattatgtatgttttggttatacagtcttgtaaataaaatacaaatagcctaatctaaaactccattctctgaatcttctcacattgttttctTACCTGCTAGtgaagtcagtcattgatggggccattagggagggctcttttgtctctcaggtgtgaattgctaaatattcatgggtcattgccacacctatgaataatccctttcgatcacaaaacatgttttagaaaatttacatcaatatgtaATACAACACCTGTCATGTGATTTAGATCATGTGACCCCTTTGTCTACAATTGCCAGAGTTACTTCCTGTGCACCAAACAACTGATGAAGGTGTTTGGATGAACACTGAAACGTCTTGTGTTTTTAAGTATGTTTGTAAGTCCAgtgtttttgtaaattaaactctATTTAGAAGGAACTTCTACCTGGATGAATGAATCTCCACagacatcaatatattgttttctctgaacgagtgaacgagatgattttcacatcatttggttgaaaaaattctagcctaccacatccaattatcAACGGTCTTGGtgacaaatgttctgtatgtgcttcatggccttatttcagtgacttcaaaactttagattttcaataaccacgcattaacgtagttttctcaaaaacacaaacatgcacattaatgttgcttgcatattattgtagcccaatatgtgctgattacaatgtaatctgactttaaccattaaaatgttttaagatactgaaaaaagcacaaatgtcagggcatgtcaaaacttcttcagggccccaaaacaccctcagaccccagagggttaaacgcAAGAAAGGTTCCTCAGGGGCGGACtagccatcgggagaaccgggagaattcccggtggcctagcagccaatttggcccgctgccatttatttatttattttttaatattttattttcatatatattgttgtttctgttgcctgccgaatgtactaaagtgattatttccaaatcgtaatccggttcgtcttgactgacaacgcaattcgcCTCGCGCATGCTcgctccgcccatccgcgcgtccgccaaaagaatgcaagactcgagaatagagcgcccaggtggagcggagaggcaaaactgtcctgttcaggacatcatttacaggtcagatacatttgtaaatagactattgtagttttgtctttgtttacttagttaagcattaaactgcttgcaaatattatcaataccattcagtttgctgcaaaattaacaaaattacataactgttgtaaagagttggaacttagcagacaaatattcacattgttttataacaattTTAGAGGGAGCTATGGCTAGCAACAATAtggcccttacaaaaattaaccatgttttcactaaaaaccaaaaaccatggttactatagttaaactatggtaaccacaaattaacaaagggtttgctacactttatggtatttgtagtaaaatttTGGTTaaacaaattgtaatcaaaatgccaaaaaaaaacaaaaaaaaacaaaaacaaaacacggATACTACTATACTTTCCATAGGCCTAAAAaacctttaattattttgcatggcaccagccaatggatttaaacttttttatgtgataatgataatggctatatatatatatatatatatatatatatatatatataagtaccaacaaatgttgtcaagcttcttggaaatcctggttcagtttggccaaccacaaactcttccccttgatttgttataacctttggcagtctacagtactccaaatgtttctcctggtccgaccaattagtacagcccaaaacatgacaataatttaccattttcagcagcaataatcacaaAAATTTGCAAGTtccattcggttcagtggcatttttCGTTTAATGAAAACACTGACTGAATTTTTTGTATTGAAATATCTTACCCATTTTACATTCTACTGATAAAACGATAAATGATAAAAATTTTTGAGAAAGGGGCCCTAATAGGAAGTCTTTTTGTTCGTGTGAGCTCCTTTATGAAAACTATTAGCCTTTACGATTACTATTtgcctatccaccttattttgcaATGCCATTTTCCGTGAATGTGTGCGACTTTCAGTTCATTAGTGCTGTAGGGAAAtagcgagaagaataacaaattgaacaaaaaggtaaaactgtctgcactacaaaccagtgttcatgattaagataatacattcaaataatacgagtaagacacaccagtttgcaatatcaagcagcaaaacgagctgttttgtacagctaaacagGAAACAAACAAGACTGGAAGACTTgcacataaaatttacaaataccCAAtccttacaggaaaaataaggtggatagattgCTTTTAAAATGTTGTAATGCATAACAGCGACTGTAAAATGTATTTCAGCTATGGGATTGGTATacttttaattttgatgtttgACCTGGTTTTCTAATTAAGAACTGGCAAATCTTATTTATCAATCGTTCTTGCTGTGAATAGGCCTTGTAATATATTTTACTCACTCAAATAGATTACAAAAACACATGGTCTCTagttgatcaaatatatgcataGAAACAATTTTAACAATCAGAATAAAGAATTTTACGaccaaataataatacaaaaattcagCTACTTTTGAGAAAATGGCTGGTCTTAGAATCTGTAAGTCCAAGTAGTCTTGTAGTAGTAGCTTGAACTCTGGATCTAATCCTCTTTATTGCACCGTTCCTGGAAGAACAAGAGATCTGGACAGAACTAGAACACAGTTGAGAAGAACTGTAGCCAGTAAAATGGGTCAAACATTAGCCTTTATGAGGCAACTAAGACTTCCTGCGTTGGAAACAATGATGGTTAATCAGCCCATTCATCACTACATTTTATGCAGTACTTCAAAACAACagagtctttttttcttttttatttcattaatgttTTACAATATAGTACAATGTACCCATTTATACAAGAATTCACATATTAACAAGTCAGTTCGTGATGTAATACACTGCTGCAGCCACTGGAAATGTCTCAGGAAATATCCTCACCGCATTAGAAACAGGCTTTTCATCCGAATTGCGTGAGACATGAAAACTTGTATCTGAAAGAAGCAACGGTGTGTTTTAATGCGTTTCTGCGTCGCAGACAAATAAATCTCTTCTGATTTGGACTAAAGCCCCAAGCCAAGGCCactataaagaaaaaaaacaacagtctAAAGCAGACCAAAGTCGAAACTGAATTAAGGATATGCAATTCTGCATCCATCactgctgaagaaaaaaaaaaaaagggcagcAGTATCAAGAAACAAAACGTCCAAAATCACAACACACGTCACACACGTCAAAAAATCATGTTTAAGAGTGGAATTCATGTTCAGTTCGAGGAAAGCATGATTCCATACAACACACAGCCGCGAGAAACACATAAATACGCGTCACAAAAGAACGAGAAATAAACGGTCATAAAAACGGACCACCTTAGAAATCCATCGTATTAGAAACATACCAACTAAACACCTGTACATGAAAACTCACTCGCGCAAACACATACACAACCCAGACAAACAGAAACCAAGCATTCAAGGACATATTCATGTGTTCCCGGATCTTCCCCGCGTTGGCTTGTATTGTATGAACATGAGCATGTTAATTAGCCGGCCTTAACAAAATGTATTGCAGCATTAGAGATGAGGGGGGCAGAGAGGATGCTGTGTATCCTACAGGTGGCGCTATCCCTGCATGGGCGTTGAGGGACGTTTGTGCTTACTTGACGGGCAGCACCACCGGTCAAAGAGAACTGTCTTGCGAAACCTATATATTGAAGCGAAATACCtggaaaataatttaatattacttGGAGAAAATTAAATAGCATTCCTATGCAGAATATCTGTGTTGCGAAGGAACCCATATTGTTGAGGGTCAATACCTTGGCTATATgtctttttaaatatgtatttatatcatatttaaaaGAAAGTGGGAGAGAAAAATTTCCCGCCaataaaggaaaagaaaaagtcatGCATTCATCCACTGTCAAAGATGGAGAAAGGGGTGGAGGAAGAGCAAGAGGCTTTGGTGACACCTTGGCAACCTCTAGCTCTGCTGTGCGGGTCCCCTTATGTGTAAGGGTGGGCGTAGGTGTGAGAAAGCATCACGTGACTTCACAGGTGCTGCCAGTCGATGCCCACCAAAGTCTGATTGGCCTCCTGGGCGTGGCCGATCTCCTCTGTGATGCTGTGCTGGCGCCACAGCTTCTGGATCTTCCTGTAGCGCTCTTGGCACAAGTGTAATGGGTTTCCCCGTCTAAAAAGAGACAAAACAACACAATCTCACACGAATGTCAGAAATAATCATgtgtag
Above is a genomic segment from Garra rufa chromosome 2, GarRuf1.0, whole genome shotgun sequence containing:
- the LOC141325497 gene encoding peripherin-2-like is translated as MALMPIKFDLAKRVKLAQTLWLLFWLSVMAGILIFSMGIFFKIELRKRSEMMDNNESHFVPNLLILVGLVACGINAFGGKVCHDSLDTIKFTKWKPMLKAYMCGCVVFCITLFVTALLCFLMQISLHFALAEGLKNGMKYYKDTDTPGRCFMKRTLDMTQIEFRCCGNNNYKDWFEIQWISNRYLDFSNDEVKARVQSNVEGKYLMESVPFSCCNPGSPRPCIQHHLTNNSAHYSYDHHTEDLNIWTRGCREALVSYYGGMMNSIGAFVLLFIIMQAVVTVGLQYLTTSLETLTDPENPESESEGWLLEKSVKETLSDIMTKIKSLFSGNQVQEGDAEAAPT